One region of Primulina tabacum isolate GXHZ01 chromosome 1, ASM2559414v2, whole genome shotgun sequence genomic DNA includes:
- the LOC142519989 gene encoding protein MHF1 homolog isoform X2 → MATNDVEREEEEDESVNQLLRDRFRLCTISIAEAEAMKNGMEVSQPILSCISDLACKYAQQLAKDLELFSQHGTRKSASTKDVILSAASLRSSCYDLKQKTPQSEKKRRKIT, encoded by the exons ATGGCTACAAACGATGTGGAAAGAGAAGAGGAGGAAGATGAATCGGTTAATCAGCTCCTGAGAGATCGATTCCGACTCTGCACCATCTCCATTGCCGAAGCCGAAG CAATGAAAAATGGCATGGAAGTTTCTCAACCGATTTTGTCCTGCATATCCGATTTAGCCTGCAAATATGCGC AACAGTTGGCAAAAGACCTTGAATTATTTTCTCAGCATGGCACTCGCAAGTCAGCGAGCACGAAAGATGTCATTCTTTCTG CTGCCTCCCTAAGGTCCTCTTGCTATGATTTGAAACAAAAGACGCCTCAATCTGAGAAGAAGAGAAGGAAGATCACGTAA
- the LOC142519989 gene encoding protein MHF1 homolog isoform X3: protein MATNDVEREEEEDESVNQLLRDRFRLCTISIAEAEEQLAKDLELFSQHGTRKSASTKDVILSAHRNDHLAASLRSSCYDLKQKTPQSEKKRRKIT from the exons ATGGCTACAAACGATGTGGAAAGAGAAGAGGAGGAAGATGAATCGGTTAATCAGCTCCTGAGAGATCGATTCCGACTCTGCACCATCTCCATTGCCGAAGCCGAAG AACAGTTGGCAAAAGACCTTGAATTATTTTCTCAGCATGGCACTCGCAAGTCAGCGAGCACGAAAGATGTCATTCTTTCTG CGCATCGTAATGATCATCTAGCTGCCTCCCTAAGGTCCTCTTGCTATGATTTGAAACAAAAGACGCCTCAATCTGAGAAGAAGAGAAGGAAGATCACGTAA
- the LOC142519989 gene encoding protein MHF1 homolog isoform X4, with the protein MATNDVEREEEEDESVNQLLRDRFRLCTISIAEAEAMKNGMEVSQPILSCISDLACKYAQQLAKDLELFSQHGTRKSASTKDVILSGPLAMI; encoded by the exons ATGGCTACAAACGATGTGGAAAGAGAAGAGGAGGAAGATGAATCGGTTAATCAGCTCCTGAGAGATCGATTCCGACTCTGCACCATCTCCATTGCCGAAGCCGAAG CAATGAAAAATGGCATGGAAGTTTCTCAACCGATTTTGTCCTGCATATCCGATTTAGCCTGCAAATATGCGC AACAGTTGGCAAAAGACCTTGAATTATTTTCTCAGCATGGCACTCGCAAGTCAGCGAGCACGAAAGATGTCATTCTTTCTG GTCCTCTTGCTATGATTTGA
- the LOC142519989 gene encoding protein MHF1 homolog isoform X1, whose protein sequence is MATNDVEREEEEDESVNQLLRDRFRLCTISIAEAEAMKNGMEVSQPILSCISDLACKYAQQLAKDLELFSQHGTRKSASTKDVILSAHRNDHLAASLRSSCYDLKQKTPQSEKKRRKIT, encoded by the exons ATGGCTACAAACGATGTGGAAAGAGAAGAGGAGGAAGATGAATCGGTTAATCAGCTCCTGAGAGATCGATTCCGACTCTGCACCATCTCCATTGCCGAAGCCGAAG CAATGAAAAATGGCATGGAAGTTTCTCAACCGATTTTGTCCTGCATATCCGATTTAGCCTGCAAATATGCGC AACAGTTGGCAAAAGACCTTGAATTATTTTCTCAGCATGGCACTCGCAAGTCAGCGAGCACGAAAGATGTCATTCTTTCTG CGCATCGTAATGATCATCTAGCTGCCTCCCTAAGGTCCTCTTGCTATGATTTGAAACAAAAGACGCCTCAATCTGAGAAGAAGAGAAGGAAGATCACGTAA